One Streptomyces lincolnensis genomic region harbors:
- a CDS encoding helix-turn-helix domain-containing protein, with the protein MTARPAPTARRIRLATELRKLRERAGLSSTEAARLLGTSSGQLSNVESARFGVSPDRVRAMANVYSCTNQPYIDALVGMAGEKARGWWWDAYREVLPSGLLTLAELEHHATAIRTAFTAHIPGMLQTTEHAREIFSQAIPAPTPPEVEHRVSHRIKRQDVLYRENPNPYSTVIHEAALHMRVGGRQVAREQLHHLVDMSEREHITLRVLPYEVGAFPGSGQSINYLCGGVPELDTVQLDQFHGPVLLDAEAHLEKYRRLLDVVEAAALGPAKSRDLIRSIAQNL; encoded by the coding sequence ATGACAGCAAGGCCCGCTCCGACGGCACGCCGCATCCGGCTCGCGACTGAGCTGCGCAAACTCCGTGAACGTGCTGGTCTGAGTTCGACCGAGGCCGCACGGCTTCTCGGCACCAGCTCGGGTCAACTCAGCAACGTCGAGTCGGCCCGGTTCGGGGTGAGCCCCGACCGTGTCCGAGCGATGGCCAACGTCTATTCCTGCACCAATCAGCCGTACATCGACGCCCTAGTCGGCATGGCGGGTGAGAAGGCCCGCGGCTGGTGGTGGGATGCGTACCGCGAGGTCCTGCCGTCAGGGCTGCTGACGCTCGCCGAGCTGGAGCACCACGCGACGGCCATCCGTACCGCGTTCACCGCGCACATCCCCGGCATGCTCCAGACCACCGAGCACGCGCGGGAGATCTTCAGCCAGGCGATCCCGGCTCCCACCCCGCCGGAAGTGGAGCACCGTGTCTCGCACCGCATCAAACGCCAGGACGTCCTGTACCGGGAGAACCCCAATCCGTACAGCACCGTCATCCATGAGGCAGCCCTGCACATGCGGGTCGGTGGCCGACAGGTGGCGCGCGAACAGCTCCACCACCTGGTCGACATGAGCGAGCGGGAGCACATCACCCTTCGGGTACTTCCCTATGAAGTCGGGGCATTCCCCGGGTCGGGCCAATCCATCAACTATCTGTGCGGTGGCGTACCGGAGTTGGACACCGTTCAGCTGGACCAGTTCCACGGCCCCGTACTTCTGGACGCCGAGGCGCATTTGGAGAAGTACCGGCGCCTCCTGGACGTTGTCGAAGCAGCGGCTCTCGGCCCTGCGAAATCCCGGGACCTGATCCGTTCCATCGCTCAGAACCTGTGA
- a CDS encoding DUF397 domain-containing protein: protein MSTPLWQKSSYCQEGEACVHISSPAPSPTTIHLTESADPTAAVLSATPIAFSALLDVLKAADRPQTP from the coding sequence ATGTCCACTCCCCTCTGGCAGAAGTCGTCCTACTGCCAAGAAGGCGAAGCCTGCGTCCACATATCCAGCCCCGCCCCCTCCCCCACCACCATCCACCTCACCGAAAGCGCCGACCCGACCGCAGCAGTTCTCAGCGCCACCCCCATCGCCTTCAGCGCTCTGCTCGACGTACTGAAGGCGGCCGACCGTCCTCAGACGCCGTGA
- a CDS encoding SRPBCC family protein, which translates to MSETSTVTIDGRPALRCERHLKHSRDKVWAAVTDPRQLSQWYPLRVTLLEPRAGGRITFDDGEGTTYTATVTHYDPPRLFAFDEHDPDGKEREFDDHLRIELSDEGSGCLLVLTHVLTDPSTAESASRGWQACLDALVAGLDGAG; encoded by the coding sequence ATGAGCGAGACCAGCACCGTCACCATCGACGGCCGCCCCGCTTTGCGCTGCGAACGTCACCTGAAGCACAGCCGGGACAAGGTCTGGGCGGCCGTCACCGATCCCCGGCAGCTGAGCCAGTGGTATCCGTTGCGGGTGACGTTGCTGGAGCCACGGGCCGGCGGCCGGATCACCTTCGACGACGGCGAGGGCACGACCTACACGGCCACCGTCACCCACTACGACCCGCCGCGACTCTTCGCCTTCGACGAGCACGACCCGGACGGCAAGGAGCGGGAGTTCGACGACCACCTCAGGATCGAGCTCAGCGACGAGGGCTCCGGCTGTCTGCTCGTCCTCACCCATGTCCTGACCGATCCGTCGACCGCGGAGAGCGCCTCCCGGGGCTGGCAGGCGTGTCTGGACGCGCTGGTGGCGGGACTCGACGGGGCGGGATGA
- a CDS encoding ArsR/SmtB family transcription factor: protein MSLPFDVLADPTRRRMLGLLLGRPWLVGEMAQELEMSQPRVSKHLRVLRDAGLVTVRAEAQRRWYELRPEPLADLDAWLAPYRRLWTERLDLLEQHLETMPDIPEEQPPQAAEEP, encoded by the coding sequence GTGTCCCTGCCGTTCGATGTGCTGGCCGACCCCACCCGGCGGCGGATGCTCGGGCTGCTGCTCGGGCGCCCGTGGCTCGTGGGGGAGATGGCCCAGGAGCTGGAGATGAGCCAGCCGCGGGTGTCCAAGCACCTGCGGGTGCTGCGCGACGCCGGGCTCGTCACGGTGCGGGCCGAGGCGCAGCGCCGCTGGTACGAGCTCCGCCCGGAGCCGTTGGCCGATCTGGACGCCTGGCTCGCGCCGTATCGCCGCCTGTGGACCGAACGCCTGGACCTGCTGGAACAGCATCTCGAAACGATGCCCGACATCCCCGAGGAACAGCCGCCTCAGGCGGCCGAGGAGCCGTGA
- a CDS encoding nitroreductase/quinone reductase family protein yields MSRRAEQKYRIATAFQRRFNPLLRRLPLQTVLETTGRTSGLPRRTPLGGRRVGDSFWLVSEFGERSQYVRNIQADPRVRVRINGRWHTGTAHLLPDDDPIARLRTLPRFNSTAVRAIGAGLLTVRVDLDGPRP; encoded by the coding sequence ATGTCCCGTCGAGCCGAGCAGAAGTACCGGATCGCCACCGCCTTCCAGCGCCGGTTCAATCCGCTCCTGCGCCGCCTGCCCCTCCAGACCGTGCTGGAGACCACGGGCCGCACGTCCGGGCTGCCGCGCCGGACCCCGCTGGGCGGGCGGCGCGTCGGGGACTCCTTCTGGCTGGTCTCGGAGTTCGGCGAGCGGTCGCAGTACGTCCGCAACATCCAGGCCGATCCGAGGGTGAGGGTGCGCATCAACGGGCGGTGGCACACCGGTACGGCCCATCTGCTCCCCGACGACGACCCCATCGCCCGTCTGCGCACCCTGCCCCGCTTCAACAGCACGGCGGTACGGGCCATAGGGGCGGGTCTACTGACGGTACGGGTGGACCTGGACGGCCCCCGCCCCTGA
- a CDS encoding alpha/beta fold hydrolase → METMVRVEGGEVWADDTGGEGVPLVLLHPGVADSRVWEPVLPALAVGRRVIRYDARGFGRSPAPTVSYSAAGDLKTVLDHFGVARAVLVGTSMGGSTAVSGTLNEPERVAGLVLLVPGVTGYPELENKELTAQIAELAQAGDMDGLFALSLRVWGAAGTPPDTEAATLIRAAIPAWFTTYGHVTEEPPAFPRLGELSLPCALLLGEQDEPRTIRCNEAMAEAIPGCRLVRAAECDHLPTLRVPETVTELVREVYARVG, encoded by the coding sequence ATGGAAACCATGGTGCGCGTCGAGGGCGGCGAGGTCTGGGCGGACGACACGGGCGGGGAGGGGGTGCCGCTGGTCCTGCTGCATCCCGGGGTCGCCGATTCTCGGGTGTGGGAACCGGTGCTGCCCGCGCTGGCCGTGGGGCGGCGGGTCATCCGGTACGACGCCCGGGGGTTCGGGCGGTCTCCGGCGCCGACGGTGTCGTACTCCGCCGCCGGGGACCTGAAGACGGTCCTGGACCACTTCGGGGTCGCGCGGGCCGTGCTCGTCGGGACGAGCATGGGCGGGTCGACGGCGGTCAGCGGGACGCTGAACGAGCCGGAGCGGGTCGCGGGGCTGGTCCTGCTGGTGCCGGGTGTCACCGGGTACCCCGAGCTGGAGAACAAGGAACTGACCGCACAGATCGCCGAGTTGGCGCAGGCCGGTGACATGGACGGCCTCTTCGCCCTCTCCCTGCGCGTCTGGGGCGCGGCGGGCACACCCCCCGACACCGAGGCCGCGACCCTGATCCGGGCCGCGATCCCCGCCTGGTTCACCACCTACGGCCACGTCACCGAGGAACCGCCCGCCTTCCCCCGCCTCGGCGAACTGTCCCTGCCCTGCGCGCTCCTCCTCGGCGAGCAGGACGAGCCCCGCACGATCCGCTGCAACGAGGCGATGGCGGAGGCGATCCCGGGCTGCCGGCTGGTCCGGGCGGCGGAGTGCGACCATCTGCCGACGCTGCGGGTGCCGGAGACCGTGACCGAGCTGGTGCGGGAGGTGTACGCGCGGGTGGGGTGA